TTTATAAATAAAAAAGTTTTTCTGATCAATCATACATGAAAGCTTCATACCATAGTTTTGAGTTTCTTAACTATTACCATCCATGTACAGTTTCTATTAGTTACATCTTAAGCCTCTTATCTTACGCAGTTGATTACTAGTCATTGATGAATATTCAGATTTCTCTTGAGATGGGATGtcggagaaaattgaaatgaagacTTCATTTTGGTTGTAATTTATTTTCCAGGAAATTATGAGCGAACATTGATCTTTTTATAACCGAGCCAGGCTTTCAAATTATCGGGGCCAAAAAATAGAAAACGCACGCCCAAACAAAATGgtgaataattaaaataaaatagaatagcaCAAAATTTTGCTCTTTTATAGTGTTATGGGATGTGGCAGTTATAAATGTGAATGATTTACCATTTAAGATAAGCAGAAAATACGGAAATGACAAACATCCCGAGAATATTATCTCGCAAACCTCACGTGTGAAACATGATTGTGGGATCCACCACTTTGAAAGGTGGCCCCTGTTAAATCCTATGGCCGGCTGGCCCAGAAATTGTGTCGGTCGGTAACCCTCCGCGGGATTTTAATCGGTATGCCTTTCGTTAATCCAGAAAATACATGCATAGGGTCTGTATGTATATGCCCGTTTTTGGTGTAATGTAAATACTTAGAACAGAACTTGATAACGTCCCCCTTCTCCCCCTTCTTGTTGGTAAGTTGGTGCTTTGTCATTTTCATACCCAAGTAGTTAGTACGTAGCTTTACCATTTAATACGTATATAGTTTGTATATCAAACTACCTAGTAATTAAAGTTGGTTATCCCAACATAGCACCAGTACACCACGAAAATGCTATTTGAACAGCGGATTGACAGCTGAATCCGATGTGGCACACCACATGGTGATGACTGTTTTCTTGTATTTTATCCGCGTTTGCGGTGAAACTTCCCGAGATTCAATCGATGAAATTAACTTGCAAAATCATGGTTGTCTCGTCTCTATCCCTAACAGTTATCACTCGATCAAAAACCTTTATGTTGCTTAACTTTCAATCTTACGAATCGAATTCTCAATCACTCCTCCATGAGCTAGGTGATATATAACGCGTACAATTACCTTATGAGATTAAAAGGTatttatgtgattttttttttttttttgagaatatttatGTGATCAAGATCAGGTGGAGAAAGAATAAGTTTAGATGCCTGTATATTAGACAGGAAAAAAGAGTTATGGAGAGAATTAAATGTAAAGATATTTAAAAGTAAGTCTGATACTCAGAGATATGGATTTCGCTAAGAGAAGAGGTTAAGGAAAAATTCTGATTATCATTTTTGTGTATATTTAGTTGATTTCCAGATCTAATGGCTTAAACGAGTTGGctctttcaatcttttttctCGAACTAATTTTTTCCATGAGGTTGAAGATAAAATTGTATCCCTTAAACACCTAGCCTCCACGTAGCTCTTGTGCTGTTACAAACAGCGGTTCATGTAGCAGAATCGAGTACACCACTAGTCCTGCCTAGTGAATATATAAAATGCTCACAAAtgtaaaagaaagagaaattgtTTTATACGCTGATGTTTGCTTGTTGCATTGCTTCGCTCATTTTATCGAATAAAATACGTGTGTTTTTCATCCCCAATTGATTATACGGTTAGTAAAGGTAATTAATGGTGGTCTAGAACCAAACCATATATCAAATTGAAAGTAAAATGTGTACTGGACTTGCATTTGGAGGACTAAATCTTAAGATAATGGAATAATTACAGATAATGCAATGAAAGTTGTTGGGAACTATATTTGTTATCTATGTTAAAGTCTgcaggcatccaactcaaaaccaattggcaatgagtggagaggtcctaatagattataaatcgcaggatcttaaataactCAACCAAtcaggtgacgcggagtaaaggtgcggtcaactgactcgacacaaatagcctgatctgataccatattaaaagtgtgtgggcttccaactcataaccaattggcaatgagttgagaggccctaagagattataaaccgcaggatcttagataacccaacaatgtgggactaataatctcaacacgccccctcacgtgtagcctcgttgggtctaacacgtggactaTCGGGTGACGCGGAGGCGCGGTCAACAACTcatcgcaaatagcctgctctggtaccatgttagaatacgggcatccaactcaaaaccaattggcaatgagtggaaaggtcctaagagattataaaccgaaggatcttagataacccaacaatgtgggactaataatctcaacaatctAGTCTTTAATATGGTCCGGCTAGGGTGGGTACGAGGCCTATCAAAAGAGCAGTCGCTGGCTTGTTCAATTAATTGTACTGTACCTTACAACTTAGATGCATAGTTCGTTAGGTATTATCCTCATGTGCTAAATGTTATTATTATTGGAGTATATGACAGGAACCGAATTTGGCAATGGAAAGAGAAGTTCTCGTAGCAACCAAATGCAGGTGCGCAAGAGAGAGATGGAGAGGAGTCATTTGATTCTTCATGTTCCCTAGACAGAGATGATTAAGTGCACACACTGTTGGTGGTAAGTTAAAATACCCTCTTACATTCTTTGTCCATCTGTTTATGTGCTTGTTGGTTGCTAAGTTTGAAcattatatatttatattaaaaTTCAAGGCTGTCAAGATTCCAACTGTGTTAAAATGCAGATATCGATCACTAATGAGTACTGAAAGATAAACAACCTAACGTGTGTATCATTACAGATCTTTCTAGATGCACGATGATCCATTCTACATCTGTTTATGCTTTGGATTTTATATCTTATATTGATCGATCTATACAGTCGGTAGAGGACACAATATTTGTCACCAATGGAGGGAACAATGCAGAGACAATGGCGCCTATACAGGGGAGTTCCACCAAGGGAAATAAGGCCCCTTGCTGCGCCAAGTAGCATGACTATAAAAAGGAGCAGTAGGAGAACCATTAACCATCATCCAAATATCATTTTCAACGTTAACTTGTATATCTAAGCAAAAAAGTTATTCGTTTCTTCTAAACTAGGCGAAAATGTCTTCCTCAAACAAAACTTTCCATGCTCGTTCAATCAGTTTGCCCACCAGATCCAACCCACTCGCTGCTGCAGTTGAGGCGCAGTTGTGCAAATTGAGATCTTCAGATCTCACCTCATCCATCTCCAACAACTTTGTAGCTCTTAAAGACTTGTATGCATGTGTTGAGTATTTCCTTTCCACCGCAGACGGAAAATGCTTAGACGCAGTCTTGGACAGATCTGTCATGTTGTTGGATGTCTGTGGAACTATTAAGGATGTTTGCTCTCAAATGAAGCAATCTGCCCAAGATCTTCAATCATCTATCCGCAGGAAATCAAATGAATTTGACGCATACATTAGCTCAAGAAAGAAAGTCTGCAAAGTCATCCAAAAATGCCTTTCAGACATTAAGAAAAACACCAACAAGAACAGTGATTCCGTCGCTGATGTCCTAACAGAAGTTGAAGCAATTACCtttgtagtttttgaatctgtcttGTCTTTCCTATCTTCACCAAAGCAAAGGTCGCTAGTCTCAAGTTGACCACCAAAAGTGCAACCCAACAAGTTGTCAATGAAGTAACCAAGGTCGATATTGTATTGAAATCCAAAGTCACTGACgcaaaagaagtgcagaagccaTTGGCTGCCCTTGAAATGAACCTGCAAGAACTTGAAGATGGACTGGAATCTGTCTTTAGGTGTCTGATCAAGAACAGAGTTTCACTTCTTAACATTCTTAACCAGTAGATCCATAGATATGTTAACCCCCATCGGTATTTTCCGCCTTTTATCAGGAATTACCTCATGGAAATTTTACTGTAAATACTGTATacaagaaaaaaacaacaaagtATATTAATGCAAGATATCACTTTACTCAAACAACTGTCCCAAATTTACataattgtttttttatttttttatattttttgtgttGTTTCTGCAAATTTACATTTGGTAATTATATGTTCCATCATTAAAGCACACGTATTACTCGGTAATTAAAGTCATAATGGTTAAGGAAGTAGCACCTTTGATTATTGTATCAAATTAGCATGTGAAGATACTAATTGTTGGAGCTAGGAAGGGTAGATATGCACAGAACTTGAAGCTGTCAAGATTCAATATGTTTGTAAATCGAGATCATCGATATGAAACCGCGTGTGTGTGTCTGTGTGACCTTTCATTGATGTATATAACGTCTTTACAACATAAATGATGCTGATTGTTAAcatataaaattagaattatctTAATTGCAATCTTAAATAGAAGTCTGACAACAAATTAAGTTCCAGGTAGGATCTCAATGAAGAGAGGTGACAAAGGGAATCATTCAAAATCTTGTTTTTACAAGTTCAGTGCCTAAGGTTCTAAAAGACAAGTATTAAATGGTAGATGCACAGACAACGCCACTTGAGAGGTGAATAAATATTAGCATGTACAGATTTAAGCTATGAAAGATAGCAACAAATACGAGAAGCTTACATGGAAATGAACTGCTCTTTCTTCACTATTTCAAATTTTATATGAATATTTGTGTCATTGTTAACATGAACAACGAACATACAAGGGCGATGATTACGGTAACTACAAGTATACGCAGCAATATATACCGTATATGTACAAAGCTTCGTACAACCAGTTTATTACTATTAATTTTTGTAAGCACATCCTTCTACTATTTTAACTGCAACAGAATCAACAATTCTCCAATACGGAAACCACCATTTCTGTTTCCATTTACCCATAATTAAGAGCAATTATTTtgcaaattaaagaaaaaatgaaTTGGATTGTTTTTTCTTACGGTATTTGGTGAATAAAAAGACTTCAAGGAGAGGTTGCAAGATTTGTATTGTTCAATTGATTGTACTGTATCTTGCAACTTCGATGCATGGTTCCTTAGTTATTATCTTGATGTGCTACATGCTACATGTACCTTACAGCTACAGGAACAGAATTTGGAAATAGAAACAGAAGTTTTTGTAACAACCAAATGCAGGAGCACAAGAGAGAGAATAGAGGAGTTATTAGATTCTTCGTGTTCCATAGACAGAGATGTTTAATTGCATGCACATTGTTGGTAAGTTAAAATATCATCTTACACCATCTGTATATATGCTTGTTGCTTGTGAAGTTAAAACATTATATAAAAACGCAAACCCGTGATTCGATATTATTATACAGCAAGGCAGGGACACAATAATACTTGTCATTAATGAAGGGGGCAAAGCTGAGACAGGGGCGCGTATAGAGGGAAGTTCAACCACATGATCCCCTTGCTGTGCCTTGGAGCCTAACTATAAAAGAAGCAGCAGGAGAACCAATAACCATCATCAAAATATCATTTTCAACATTAACTTGTATATATAATCAaaaggatttttcttttcttctaaaCTAGGCGAAAAATGTCTTCCTCAAACAAAACTTTCCATGCTCGTTCAGTCAGTTTGCCCACCAGATCCAACCCACTCGCTGCTGCAGTTGAGGCGCAGTTGTGCAGTTTGAGATCTTCAGATCTCAACTCATCCATCTCCAACAAATTGGTAGATCTTAAAGATTTGTACGAATGTGTTGAGGATTTCCTTTCTACCCAAGATGGAAAATGCTTAGACGCGGTCTTAGAAAGATCTGTCATGTTGTTGGATATCTGTGGAACTATTAAGGATGTCTCATCTCAAATGAAGCAATCTGCCCAAGATCTTCAATCATCTATCCGCAGGCAATCAAATGAATTTGATGCATACATGAGCTCTAGGAAGAAATCCTGCAAAGTCATCCAAAAATGCCTTTCAGACATTAAGAAAAACACCAACAAGAACAATGATCTCGTCACTGATGTCCTAGCAGAAGTTGAAGCAATTACCtatgtagtttttgaatctgtcttGTCTTTCCTATCTGCACCAAAGCAAAGGTCACTAGTCTCAAAGTTGACCACCAAAAGTGCAACCCAACAAGTTGTCAATGAAGTAACCAAGGTCGATATCGTATTGAAATCCAAAGTCACTGACgcaaaagaagtgcagaagccaTTGGCTGCCCTTGAAATGAACCTCCAAGAACTTGAAGATGGACTGGAATATGTCTTTAGGTGTCTGATCAAGAACAGAGTTTCACTTCTTAACATTCTTAACCAGTAGATCCATAGATATGTTACCCCCATCGGTATTTTCCGCCTTTTATCAGGAATTACCTCATGGAAATTTTACTGTAAATACTgtatacaagaaaaaaaacaacaacgaagtatattaaTACAAGAAATCATTTTACTCGAAACAATTTCGCAAATTTACATTATTCTGTTACCTTGTTTCGTTGTGTTTGTGCAAATTTAcatttgttggaatcttgcaacaattgaagaaacgtcagatgtatcaaacaataatataaagaacagtatcaaacaactctaccacgaacaaattgatgagggcagaatcacaggttcaacaagctgtccttaacacattagttcgcgggtatactctgaagtaatgctaaaccccaacgtgcgaagatgtgtccaggataagactgcccgatataacttgagttagcacaacgcaagttacccactcttgaactcagcaacagggatggaagcaaaacgccgcacaaaatataagaagaagaagaagaaaagtagacctagagatagtcgctgccttgtgtgttttttaaaaacagaatttcaagtcatatttataggatgagatacttgcaaatcaagttaggttttttttttttttttttttttttttttttaNNNNNNNNNNNNNNtttttttgttttcttcaaaaacaagtaaaactcgtaaaaggaatttcccacaaataaaactcttaaaaaataattttggaattaaattcctaaagaaaaaattctccaaaaagtaaatccgaataggaaagggacttggtgcatggtatacgcgtatatcgcatgggtcaaaatatgtatttttgcccacccgctccaaccacgttttacaattcatacataagtgtatgattatatagtggagctcctctttagttttccacaatgtgggactaaaggttccacttcattcacccaaaaatgagtgagtatccttagacccttaggtcattagatcaaaccataccaagaccataaaatctttttaattaaaactcattttctccaacaatcccccacatgaatgaaatatcggaaaacgaaaaaatcagagtaaggaaaataccatttaggcaaaggtgtccatgaggtcttgaaccttgcttagtgagaagttaccggaactactagctaaacagtgaacgcgatgtcttgaactgctagcgtttggtgtagttcaaataatatccacgcatgatatcctccaagtgttgctaagttcgtgccgttttgtccattttggccctggacatatcctgtttctcagaatgctctaaagaattggctccattctcataggaagcgacccacttcctcattcagataggtgagttccatcaagagtgcttactgctacaccccacttcaatcttaaattgaaactatataactcattaagacttaattaaaagtcatcctccacatgcagtcacactatcacatcaacaccatagggaagggacagataataaaattatctgatagtgtttacctttaactaccacaaattagttgtctcattcgaaaccttgatcttggaatctccagtcagcaaggttgagtatccttcatggcaagtttaattatttgagcctaagccccatccccttcgatgctttactaactatctccttggacaagcctttcgtcaaagggtccgcgatattctccttggaccttgtccaatctatggaaataacgcctgttgagattagtaatttcaaagaatcatgtcttctacgcatatgtatagactttccattgtagaagctatttttagctctacctattgcagatttgctgtcacaatgtatagatatagctggcacaggcctgtgccagagaggaatatcttctaaaaagtttcttagccattcggcctcctctcctgctttatctaacgcaataaactccgactcaatagttgagcgagctatacatgtctgtttggaactcttccaagatacagacgcacctgctagagtgaatacatatccactcgtagacttagactcctctgagtctgctatccagttcgcatcgcaaaatccctcaaggacggccggatacccttcgtaattcaaacaaaaggtcattgtgtacttcaagtactttagcactctattaagtgcatcccaatgtttctgccctggattacaagtatacctgcttaacctactcacagcataagcaatgtctggtctcgtacaattcatcaaatacatcagacttcctatgactcttgagtattcaagttggttaacacctacacccttattcttcatgagtttgcaagaagaatcatatggagtgcaaacaggtttacagtcaaactgattatatttcttaagtatggattcaacataatgagactgactcagactatagccattagaagtttttctaatcttcatccctaatatgacatcagcggggcctaagtctttcatgtcaaagttctcattcaaaattttcttagtggtattaataacatccatgtttgtacctagtataagcatatcatcaacatacaagcatacaatcacacaggcatccttgacaagtttagtataaacacacttatcagattcattaattctaaaaccactagaaatcatcacatgatcaaatttctcatgccactgtttaggtgcttgtttcaatccatacaaagatttcttcagtttacaaaccttcttctcacaacctttaactacaaatccttcgggttgttccatataaatttcttcatctaattcaccattcaaaaacgctgtctttacatccatttgatgtatctgtaggttatggacagaagctatagcaattaacatcctaatggagctaattctacttactggtgaatatgtatcaaagaagtctataccttctatctgtttatagcctttcgctaccaacctagccttgtatttttcaatagttccatttatattacgttttctcttgaaaatccatttacaacctatggccttagaccctggaggtaaatctacaagttcaaaagtaccgttttctcgaatggaatccatttcactaattgaagcttctttccaccatggagcttcagtacaagtcatggcttctttataagtctgaggatcagactcggctaggtatgtaatgcaaccaggataggttttcatagttttaacccttttacctcttctaggttctatttctggttcatcttcctctaaaggtaatgactgactggatgatgtaaattctaggggatcatctaaacatctctttcgagaatcacgtttcataggaaaaacattctcaaagaactcagcatccctagactccatgatagtattcaaccctatgtcagaaatttcagaactcacaaccataaacctatgagcactagaatgctcaggataccctataaaaacacaatcaacggttttgggtcctatcttatttgtcttaggaggagggatggccaccttttccaagcacccccacactttgaagtaatcataagatggttgtttacctttccataactcatatggacttttatctgatcctttaaagggtactctgttcaggatgtaattggctgagaggatagcctccccccacaaatttgtaatttacatgaccaagtctaccatgccaaacattcgatgacacacacatgtaagcagaagaatcattcaatttcacttcaggacaggttgcattaagtttgtaaagacccccagtcttataacccttacccacataatcattgcccttagttactataagttttccagactcaattgaaactttaaaacccttatcatctaaaacagaacaagaaacaagatttttgcagatgtctggaacatgaagaacttcattcaatgtgagagtcttgccagatgtgagcttcagaccgacctttccttttcctgcaacctctgatgcagatgagttacccatatagagtttctcgccttcccctaccctctggtaggaggtgaacaggtctctgttcccacaaacatgcttggtagctccagagtctacccaccagtccatcacattggtcaccaaattaacttcagacactactgcagaaaactcgtccttgttcttttcaaccaagttagcactatcctttttgtccttacgatATCTACAAtgaactgccatatgtccagtaactccacacgcataacaagcacccttaattttagtaatgctagactctggttttcgaaacatacctttcttgggaggaccacgcttagagttacgattgttactctcaccttttccagctttggaagatctgtgttcagtcatatgagctttgttactcatgtcccttgaagaagacacgttcttatccttggtgcacagcatctcttccacttgaattttctttcctaattcaaccatgttgatctcgccagtttcatgtcttagctttttcttgtattcagaccaaggagatggtaacttctcaattaccgcagatacttgaaacgtctcatcaatgaccataccttcagcaagaatctcattaatgatctgttgaaattcgagaaattgatcaacaacaggtttatcattcgtcatcttgaagtccataaacttcgccaccagaaatttcttgctccctgcagtctccgcttgatactttgcttctaacgcagtccacaaatcataagcactgaaattttctttagcattgtaaaaatcatacatcgcatcttccaaaccattcatgatatgatttttcgccagaaaattacacctcttgttatactcgatcgcctcctcagttaaaccttcagcattcatcaattcagcatgtggaacaagtacataatccagttcataatggcttagataaaatagcatattggattgccatctcttgaaatcctttccgttaaacttctgtggtctttcaacatcgttctttcccattgttacaaggaatattaatgtgttaagattgttgtaatcttgcaacaattgaagaaacgtcagatgtatcaaacaataatataaagaacagtatcaaacaactctaccacgaacaaattgatgagggcagaatcacaggttcaacaagctgtccttaacacattagttcgcgggtatactctgaagtaatgctaaaccccaacgtgcgaagatgtgtccaggataagactgcccgatataacttgagttagcacaacgcaagttacccactcttgaactcagcaacagggatggaagcaaaacgccgcacaaaatataagaagaagaagaaaagtagacctagagatagtcgctgcttgtatgtttttttaaaaacagaatttcgagtcatatttataggatgagatacttgcaaatcaagttaggtttttttgttttcttcaaaaacaagtaaaactcgtaaaaggaatttcccacaaataaaactcttaaaaataattttggaattaaattcctaaagaaaaaattctccaaaaagtaaatccgaataggaaagggacttggtgcatggtatacgcgtatatcgcatgggtaaaaatatgtatttttgcccacccgctccacccacgttttacaattcatacataagtgtatgattatatagtggagctcctctttagttttccacaatg
This is a stretch of genomic DNA from Papaver somniferum cultivar HN1 chromosome 1, ASM357369v1, whole genome shotgun sequence. It encodes these proteins:
- the LOC113272320 gene encoding uncharacterized protein LOC113272320, whose protein sequence is MSSSNKTFHARSISLPTRSNPLAAAVEAQLCKLRSSDLTSSISNNFVALKDLYACVEYFLSTADGKCLDAVLDRSVMLLDVCGTIKDVCSQMKQSAQDLQSSIRRKSNEFDAYISSRKKVCKVIQKCLSDIKKNTNKNSDSVADVLTEVEAITFVVFESVLSFLSSPKQRSLVSS
- the LOC113272328 gene encoding uncharacterized protein LOC113272328, with the protein product MSSSNKTFHARSVSLPTRSNPLAAAVEAQLCSLRSSDLNSSISNKLVDLKDLYECVEDFLSTQDGKCLDAVLERSVMLLDICGTIKDVSSQMKQSAQDLQSSIRRQSNEFDAYMSSRKKSCKVIQKCLSDIKKNTNKNNDLVTDVLAEVEAITYVVFESVLSFLSAPKQRSLVSKLTTKSATQQVVNEVTKVDIVLKSKVTDAKEVQKPLAALEMNLQELEDGLEYVFRCLIKNRVSLLNILNQ